A genomic stretch from Paraburkholderia dioscoreae includes:
- a CDS encoding O-succinylhomoserine sulfhydrylase, translated as MDDSLNFDTLAVRSGTVRSDFNEHSEAIFLTSSFVFASAADAAEKFKNSEDNYTYSRFTNPTVSMFQDRLAALEGGEACMATASGMAAIMSVVMSALQAGDHLVSSQALFGSTLGMFSQIFSKFGITTTFVDPTDLDAWKNAVRPETRMFFLETPSNPLTEVADIEAIGKIAKASNALFVVDNCFCSPALQQPLKLGADVVMHSATKFLDGQGRVLGGALVGSKQFIMEKVFPFVRSAGPTLSAFNAWVLLKGMETLSLRVEKQSANALEIARWLETHPAVNRVFYPGLESHPQHALAMRQQKAGGAILSFELKGDTPEQMRANAWRVIDNTKICSITGNLGDTRTTITHPATTTHGRVTPEARAAAGISEGLIRLAVGLENAGDIRGDLERGLAG; from the coding sequence ATGGACGACTCCCTGAACTTCGATACGCTGGCAGTCCGCTCGGGCACGGTGCGCAGCGACTTCAACGAACATTCGGAAGCGATTTTCCTGACCTCGAGTTTCGTGTTCGCGAGTGCCGCGGACGCCGCCGAGAAATTCAAGAACTCCGAAGACAACTACACCTATTCGCGCTTCACGAACCCGACCGTTTCGATGTTCCAGGATCGCCTGGCCGCGCTCGAAGGCGGCGAAGCCTGCATGGCGACGGCCTCGGGCATGGCCGCGATCATGTCGGTGGTGATGTCGGCGTTGCAGGCGGGCGACCATCTGGTGAGCTCGCAGGCACTGTTCGGCTCGACGCTCGGCATGTTCTCGCAGATCTTCAGCAAGTTCGGCATCACGACGACGTTCGTCGATCCGACCGATCTGGACGCGTGGAAGAATGCCGTGCGCCCGGAGACGAGGATGTTCTTCCTCGAAACGCCGTCGAATCCACTGACCGAAGTCGCCGATATCGAAGCGATCGGCAAGATCGCCAAGGCATCGAACGCGCTGTTCGTGGTCGACAACTGCTTCTGCAGCCCGGCCTTGCAACAGCCGCTGAAGCTCGGCGCGGACGTCGTGATGCATTCGGCCACCAAGTTCCTCGACGGTCAGGGCCGCGTGCTGGGCGGCGCGCTGGTCGGTTCGAAGCAGTTCATCATGGAGAAGGTGTTCCCGTTCGTGCGCAGCGCCGGGCCGACGCTGTCCGCCTTCAACGCGTGGGTGCTGCTCAAGGGCATGGAAACGCTATCGCTGCGCGTTGAAAAGCAGTCGGCGAATGCGCTTGAAATCGCGCGCTGGCTGGAAACGCATCCGGCCGTGAATCGCGTGTTCTATCCGGGGCTGGAATCGCATCCGCAGCATGCGCTGGCCATGCGCCAGCAGAAAGCGGGCGGCGCGATCCTGTCGTTCGAGTTGAAGGGCGACACGCCCGAGCAGATGCGCGCGAATGCATGGCGCGTGATCGACAACACGAAGATCTGCTCGATCACCGGCAATCTCGGCGATACGCGCACCACTATCACGCACCCGGCCACGACCACGCATGGTCGCGTGACGCCGGAAGCGCGCGCGGCGGCGGGCATCAGCGAAGGCTTGATCCGTCTTGCTGTGGGTCTGGAGAACGCCGGCGATATCCGCGGCGATCTGGAGCGCGGACTGGCGGGTTGA